A window from Branchiostoma floridae strain S238N-H82 chromosome 16, Bfl_VNyyK, whole genome shotgun sequence encodes these proteins:
- the LOC118403132 gene encoding toll-like receptor Tollo, whose amino-acid sequence MYNSIGAIEVIFPTSFVGLSRLKSLNLAVSKIRSIPNGTFRELGKLETLDISYGLVDFIGVSAFQGLGALESLDLSYNNISTIHPLVFNSLSSLLYLYLQNNFLQSLSPTTFENMPYLLDLNLANNLLTTVTRENVSPLLNLRTLDVHGNQLETIDEMFHGITSDVCEKIDASYNKVWLLAISSLEILGIVGKTVNVDLSHNNLQILYHTPPESYISEDVLHLSLSLDLRWNQFASFPLELATYRSFSRSRISIREISGQKYGDISLLMTQNPLICDCALYELIVNLDVAKQGVLYTKTDFQDMVCAVPDELRGRRVVDLRPSELWCSEECYNRFYACFCYEHEGEMFKSPQPWCFPEHNACPSECSCSFQGQLHSATAPYNELVNCAGRNLSSIPVEISNVTTILHLEGNQLRVISQTVLPELLMVRELYLNDNNISYVGAMAFSAFNSLEILRLDGNNISNIGSTIFKSLSNLRELYLNHSGVRYLSVDTFHDLASLQKLHLENNRLQSLPENMFAGLKKLRSLSIHGNPLNCDCDVLWFANWLRSRAFLLAQGHNVSCLTKTKVARDILSVSSSQLDCDDVQAARARNRLIVGVSIPMGLVIIILVCVIVIVRRKEAIQVYLYARYGWRFREEEEDEDKEYDAFLSYSQHDLDVVLHDILPALENREPPFRVCLHHRDFLPGVPIAENIATAVNSSKRTIILLSNNFLESDWCQFEFQAAHAQMLQDRANRVIVVLLDDVPAENAPPDIQHYLNTNTYLRWGDERFWERLIYVMPRPRPHAQDEDGDQLAMVELDHNR is encoded by the coding sequence ATGTATAACAGCATAGGCGCCATTGAGGTAATTTTCCCCACATCTTTTGTTGGACTCTCTAGACTGAAATCTCTGAACTTGGCAGTGAGCAAGATTCGGTCTATTCCGAATGGCACATTTAGGGAGTTAGGAAAACTTGAAACTTTGGACATCTCCTATGGACTTGTAGATTTTATTGGGGTGTCGGCATTTCAAGGATTGGGTGCCTTAGAATCTTTAGACTTGAGTTATAATAACATAAGTACAATTCATCCTTTAGTTTTCAATAGTCTAAGCTCTCTTCTCTATCTTTATCTTCAGAACAATTTTCTTCAGTCTCTCTCTCCGACAACGTTTGAAAACATGCCTTATTTATTAGATTTGAACTTGGCGAATAACCTTCTAACAACAGTAACACGTGAAAACGTCAGTCCTCTACTAAACCTGAGAACGTTAGATGTTCACGGAAACCAGCTAGAAACTATTGATGAGATGTTTCACGGCATTACGTCTGACGTTTGTGAGAAAATTGACGCATCCTACAACAAAGTGTGGTTATTGGCTATCTCGTCATTGGAAATTCTTGGCATTGTTGGAAAGACTGTAAATGTCGACTTATCTCACAACAATCTGCAGATTCTTTACCACACACCTCCTGAGTCATACATTTCTGAAGACGTGCTACATCTCTCATTGAGCCTCGATCTAAGGTGGAACCAGTTTGCTTCGTTTCCGCTTGAGCTAGCAACATACAGGTCTTTTAGCAGATCTAGGATATCCATTAGAGAAATTTCTGGCCAGAAATATGGCGACATCTCCCTCCTGATGACTCAAAATCCTTTAATATGCGACTGTGCACTGTACGAGCTGATAGTGAACTTAGATGTCGCTAAACAAGGTGTCCTTTACACAAAAACCGACTTCCAAGACATGGTATGTGCAGTTCCCGATGAGCTCAGAGGTAGGAGGGTGGTAGATCTCCGCCCTTCTGAGCTATGGTGCTCAGAGGAGTGCTACAACAGATTTTACGCTTGTTTCTGTTATGAGCATGAAGGTGAGATGTTCAAGAGCCCGCAACCCTGGTGTTTTCCAGAACATAATGCTTGCCCGTCAGAATGCTCGTGCTCGTTCCAAGGACAGCTACACTCTGCCACAGCTCCTTATAATGAGTTAGTGAACTGTGCCGGAAGAAATTTGTCTTCTATCCCTGTTGAAATTTCAAACGTTACAACAATCCTTCATTTGGAAGGGAATCAGTTGAGGGTCATCAGTCAAACTGTTCTTCCCGAACTTTTGATGGTACGAGAACTTTATCTAAATGATAATAACATTTCATATGTTGGCGCGATGGCTTTCAGTGCCTTCAATTCTCTTGAAATCCTTCGTCTCGACGGAAACAACATCTCCAACATAGGCAGTACAATTTTCAAGTCCCTTTCTAATCTACGAGAACTTTACCTAAATCATTCCGGTGTTCGGTATCTGTCAGTTGATACGTTTCACGACCTTGCAAGTTTACAGAAGCTACACTTAGAGAACAACAGGCTACAGTCTCTACCTGAAAACATGTTCGCTGGTTTGAAAAAGCTGCGGTCACTCAGCATTCATGGTAATCCGCTCAACTGTGACTGTGATGTTCTGTGGTTCGCGAACTGGCTGCGGAGTAGAGCGTTCCTTCTGGCACAAGGACATAACGTGAGCTGTTTAACAAAGACAAAGGTAGCGCGGGATATTTTGAGTGTGTCGTCATCACAACTTGACTGCGATGACGTGCAGGCAGCTCGAGCACGAAACAGACTCATTGTCGGTGTGTCGATCCCCATGGGTTTGGTTATCATCATCTTAGTTTGCGTGATCGTCATCGTGAGACGAAAGGAAGCCATCCAAGTCTACCTGTACGCCAGGTACGGATGGCGCTTccgagaagaagaggaagacgaAGACAAGGAGTACGACGCCTTCTTATCGTACAGTCAGCACGACTTAGACGTGGTGCTACACGACATCTTGCCCGCACTTGAGAACAGGGAGCCGCCGTTCCGCGTCTGTTTGCATCACCGCGATTTTCTCCCGGGTGTCCCAATAGCAGAGAACATCGCAACCGCCGTCAACTCGAGCAAAAGAACGATCATTCTTCTCTCCAACAACTTCTTAGAGAGTGACTGGTGTCAGTTTGAGTTTCAGGCCGCGCACGCGCAGATGCTGCAGGACAGGGCTAACCGTGTGATCGTGGTTTTACTGGATGACGTTCCCGCCGAAAACGCCCCTCCGGACATTCAGCATTACCTGAACACGAACACGTACCTGAGGTGGGGGGACGAGCGCTTCTGGGAACGGCTGATCTACGTCATGCCGCGTCCAAGGCCGCATGCGCAAGACGAGGACGGAGACCAGCTGGCCATGGTCGAACTGGACCACAATCGTTGA